In Glycine max cultivar Williams 82 chromosome 4, Glycine_max_v4.0, whole genome shotgun sequence, the genomic stretch acaaaaaacaaataatttctatttaattttttactaattaaactGAAAAACAAAGTAATATAACATCAATTTGATAAATATCAGAGTGACGGAAAACGACAAGAGGTCAAAGTCAAAATTTGCGATCAATACATGATATAAATACTGGCCAACCAATATGTAAAAATAAGTCTTCTATAAAAAAAGATTGACACGAGAAAGAGTTcatataaatagttaaatactGTATATCTTGAATGGCaagtttctttgaaaaaattcaatttttttttttttgcatttataagttctcttttctttgaaatGTAGATTAGTATAAAACGGATCATAGGTCAATGactagttaaattatttttattcacttGACAACCTGAAAGATATATATTCATTCGTTATTTCCGTTTCTTGTTCAATAATCCCGTTTGTGACCCTAAAACAATTATTGCTTATCCTTTctattaattgaagaaaaaaaaaaagctgtgTCGGTAGACGAATAGGAAAGAAACGTGCGAGTACATCAAAATATCTGTAAAGGTGAAGGAAGCTTTCAATAATGACTCGTGGCAAGCAGTGAGCGACTCAAGATGGCGTATGTGACCCTTTAATCGTGAGGACTGAGGAGTTTCCAGTTTTtccatttcattattttgatatcaaaaattgatattatttgtaatattatacagtatatgattatttttatcttttatttatatatatcttgaagaaaaaagaatatccTACCTTGATAAGTTGATAGGAAGAAAGTGGGACAGGaaagtatttttctttaaatatataaagtttttttttagtccttcaaacttaattttttattatactattttCTTCATAGTAATTTGCAAAATAGAATATCTTATATACTGCTCTTCAACTTTAGTTGTCATGAGATCCACTCTTGTTGTCTCCTACTTTTGCATTTCTGCATTTTCttaagcaaaattaaaattcaatagaAAATAAGTGATTAACAGAATAAGAGTATATCGTTGAATACTAGTGTATTGTATATATAGCTCTTGTATAGAGCCTTTTTTTCAACGTCCATGCATGTTTATCGgctgttgtgtcctctcccaaactttctctcctttcatATTTCTTCTTACATGCCCTTATGGAGTTCAATATTTTTCAATGTGAGGCCAAGGGTCATATTGAAACTCTTACGACATTATATGAAGTAGTAATTTTGTAGATACACATgctaaagagaaagaaataaaagacaaaaacaaataagttagtctacttatttatatacttttttccttcttatttataagacaaaattaataattttttatatattattataagatttcatttatataaactaatttgactaaaatattatataataagaagagaagaataaaaaggaaaaagaaatgtcAGTTAAATACTTATACGGTTGAGATATCTATATACGTGGCATTGTAGTGCTGAAACTTTTACATagcttttaatataattttatgtagtGCTGAAACTTTTACAAGCATACATTGCTGTGTGTTACGGGGGAGTTGGCTGGTCTAGGAGTTATTTCATATTTATGCTTTTAACCTATTATAAAACCATTTGTAGGGGTCGTGCAGGTGGAAGGGCTACATACATaatccatatatatttttttagtattgggGGTATTCCTTACACCTTCTAGTTATATATATTGAAGTttatttttgctgataaaaaaaattacgtgTTATTGTCAGAATTTGTTtctatcttttgatttttttaaaatttgattaacaAGGACATTATCCATTTACAAGACATTAAATAATCTTAGTGGAGCTATTTCGGAAGTTATTTTTCCTGAGTCATTCCAACAATTCTAAGGTGTAATATTATATTCATAGAAGTCATATTCTAAggtgtaatattaatattatttttcctgagtcatttcaataattttatttgtacttagattgaCGTAAATCTAATTTTTAAGCAATTGATAGAGTAGAAGAGATAATGAATTCTAAGTgagaaattaaagagaaaaataaaaggcacaaagacaaaaataaacaatgatTCAAATGCGAATGATGAATTTAGAATGCAAATATGTTGAGACCTAGCATGCCAAAACTACTTGTGATGAtacaatgttaataatttttctctatctaatgttATTCCAAATTTTCTCATATCTACTATGATGCTCTATATTTGGTTCCCCGCATGAAgaacatgatttatttattttttcttttaaattcctttgcaaagataaaataataaatcgcATTAAGATTAAATATGCATGAAAtaggctaaacaaatatcacTCTATTCCTAGACATGATTTAATTTAGATGCCATTTTTCAGTTTTCTAGACAATAACCATTTTCCAATGCATCACTTTCTGAATAATACATGAgcatggatgatcagaccacaatcaataacaataaagtacaacaaaaaataataaaaactggaattgcactAAATAAATAGTAGGAAAGAGATACATTACAAGAGTTGGTCTGTTAGACTCCCAACAATGGGGTTTAACCTCTCATTGccatgagagactttacacttTAAGGGTTAAAgtgaatagaagaagaaaatggatgGATAAGGGAGGAGAAGGGGAGAATGGCTAAAGAAAGAAAGTTTCTCCTATTAGAGATACTCAGGCTTTGGGTGTATTCAATAGAAAGTGTGTCTTTTCCTTTATTTCatactccttttataggcctaaAGTAGTTTAAATTTTACGCGACCTCATGCTAAGCGCGTCCTTCTGGGCTTAGCAGGTATTGTGCTGTGATCATGCGCTGAGGGGGGCGACGTTTGGGCTTTGCGAGTATGGCGGGGATCACGCGCTTAATGCGGGATTCGCGCTAAGCACGCCTTTAGGTTTCTTCGTGAGTCTTCTTCGCACTAAGCTTGAGTTGACCGCTAAGCGATGAGACGCACTTGACCTGTCTTGTGCGTTAAGAAAACTATCTCaatcttcaattttttcttcaagattttttcttcatgttttttcatcaattttccTCCAAAGCACTTGTAATTTTCCTTCTACTGAATCATGCGGgtcaagaattaaaataaaataaaaactctcaTTATTCCATTAAAAACAACACTTTATAACacatgaaaatttataaaaattagtagtGACTCAAAATACTTTGTTAGTAGGTTACAAAAAATAAGATGTCGTCATGTACACTACTACTCCCATGCACAGGGCGGAACCACGTTCAGGATAAGGGGGGCAACCACCCCCTATGAATAAGATGTGCTTAATACATGCACCGGATATAATATATTTACCCCTCAATTCCTCTCTCTCATGCCTCCTAAGTTTCTTACCTCCCGCTCCCTCTTTTAATGATATGTAGTTTAGGCTTTAACATTATACTATAAGTTTATCTATATATTTAGATGTTTGTTGGAATAAATAAGTATTGCATGTATATCAAGTATTAACTTTTGAAGCATTTTGATATGAGTTTGTTGTTGGAAACAGGGATTTATACTTACTAGTGAGATAGATGGAACCATTCAAATACATAAACCATCAAATTAGTCCCTCAAATATTACTCTCGCCCCTAATTACtttatgttaatttaaataattagtcTTTTACTTATGCAAATTTTTCACAAACATTACCTTtcatataaaacaaaacaagactGAAAAAGCATACAATGATATTGATATATACCATACCACATAAAGCATAAAAGCAAacattttaagaagaaaaagctTTAGATGGAAAACCTGTGGTGACGCGGTTGGACAACTACACAAAGCACAACGTCGTGTTCGGCTCTTAGGGTTTGTGTTTTTATTAAGAGCTTTGCTATATCCTCCTATATCTAAGAGACCACTAATGAAAATCCACATTCAATCCAAAGCAaggaacataaaataaaatcactgTACTAATCAGACAGAGAGCATAACAGCGCAAGATCACTGATTTCCTTCCGGCTTGTTCGCGCAAAATGTAAAGAAAAccattaaaagaagaagaggaaggaaGTCATACCTGGTTAcctgaaggaagaagaagagaaagattcAAGGTCTGAAGTTAGGGTTGGGGGTAGGATCGTAGGATGCTGTTTGGTGATATAATGCGGCTTTAGCTAATTAGCTTTTCTCTCTAAATGTGGCTTTAGCTTTTTTAATGTAAATGTATATAATAAACTATATctaaataaaaatgtgtttttcctcaaatatatattttacttatattcCATAATAAATTAGTGTAATgcgtaaattttaattattcactATTCAAGGCGCGTGGGTACGGACCCTATTCTTTCACGTGTGGACcctatttatgttatttttatttatgttattttcagtGGCGGGTCGGGGTCGGGGTCGGGGCGGATATAGAAATCCTATACCCGTACCCGACTTTTGGTCATAGGGAAAAATTCGAACTTGAACCCATACCCGATCAACTCGGGTATTACCTGTCAAAGTCGGGTCGGATACCCACGGGTACAGATTTTCTTGCCATGTCTAGTAATTACacaatattttacattaaatattaatacagtataagtaaataaatacttatagtaaatcaaaagatttaaaaaaatgagagagtgatagaaaaaaaaagagagatagaAAAGAGAAGGATGCCtgaggagagagagagcatAGAAAGGGGAGTAAGAAAGATGATGAGTTCAAAGAGAGAGATAAAagtgtgcaaaataaaaaatataagaagatTGAAAGATTAAAATGTCCTATTTTTGGACAGGTGTCAAAGATTTAATATAGATCAATAAAGTAGTTTTTATTGTACAttgtttaaatatataacaaataagACAGGGTAgtagataattaaataatatattttttcttttttatatattaaacaactttaattatttttcttttttatctatcaaacaactttaatttaaatatttttcttttttctacttTATTTCTCTTCCAtcaaataacatctatttttatcttatttctcttattttcttttctcaccTTCTACCTACTTCTCCTCCTTTTATTTCTTCATCCCATCAAATATAGCCTTAAGTTTCAATTGCACTCATTAGGTTTCTCAAGTTTTCTCTAACTTACAATTAGACACTTTCTCAATTTAGGGTGAGTAAAATGTAAATACAAAATACTCCTTGAGATTGAAGACTTTTCTTACCTTGAACTTTTCCTCCTTTATTTCTAaaacccaaaagaaaaagatagacATAATAGTAAGTAAATATAATGTAACAACTAAAGAATacataatatttgaaaaaaatcctAGAAAGATGCAATAACTGTACTGATTTGATTGTTGTATTTACTATGCcgagtaaattatttttatgatagcaataaacaaaaaaagtatatttttaatatatttttagacatTATTACAATGACtcgattaatttttaataaaacaaaaaaattatttttagtcattgttacagttcttttaatatatattttttgtttttttctgaaATATGTGGATCATTTGTTATCAGCcccttcaaatattttttaaagaaattaatataaataaaataaaatattataaggactaaaataaagaataaatatattagagtgacttttttatttgaattaaaaggatcaaaacaaaataacaaaaataaaaaataatttttattttattaaaaactcaaCCCAAGAGAAGAAACTATTAGGACCTAAAGATTGCTACTGCAATTTATATTTAAGcataatataaatgaaaataattttatcatacttttttttttcgatcCCTGGTTTGGGATTTCCTTTGTAATCAAGCCATTtcttgaagtaaaaaaaaaattaaaaaatgagaagtaaTGCATGTAAATTTGGAACGTGCAAATTATAGGCTTTAGGTTCGTAATGTAACGAATCGTTCGTCGCGCTAAAAAGTGAAGCGACACGAGTCACCTCCCCAGGGACGCAACGCAACGAGAAAGCCCCAAGCATCCGAAAACcgttattgagattttattattCTCTTCTCTGAGAAACGGTCTTGGTTAGATCGATTTGAGATCAGATAGAAGAAAATGGCGAAATCGAGCGCCGACGATGCGGAGCTACGGCGAGCTTGCGAGCATGCCATTGAAGGCACGAAGCACAAGGTCGTTCTCTCCATTCGAACCGTCAAGACTCACGGCACTTGGGGAAAAACTGCTAAGCTTGGTCGTCAAATGGCCAAGCCTAGGGTTCTCGCTCTCTGCAGTACGCAACCAACGccctatttctctctctctctcttgatgTATCATGTATTTGTAGTACTGTTGGTGACAGcatgttatatattattttgtgcaGCCAAAGCCAAAGTTCAGCGGACTAAAGCTTTTCTACGAGTTTTAAAGTATTCCAACGGAGGAGTTCTTGAGGTAATTAATGTCCTCCACTGGAGGTTTTGGCATATTTCTATTggctataaaataaaatttattgtgtTGCTGCAGCCTGCTAAGTTATACAAGCTGAAGCACCTCTCAAAAATGGAAGTTGCAACAAATGATCCCAGTGGATGTACATTTACACTGGTAAGTTTCTGGAACAGAAGCAAATCAGGATTCAACCATTTCCTGCTATGTAGCTTGTTTCTATTTGCTGATGAATATGTATCTTATAGGGGTTTGATAACCTTAGAAGCCAGAGTGTGGCTCCTCCACAGTGGACAATGCGCAATGTCGATGACAGGTTATACCATTAAAATGTATAATCTAAGCATGTAGAGTTTAATCCTTTATGGTTTTATGTTATGTAACGAAAGTGGAGTTTGGCTCACTGCATCGTCTATTACTTCTCTTGTAGAAATCGCCTCCTGTTTGGTATCTTAAATATCTGCAAAGATATCCTTGGTCGCCTGCCTAAGGTTGTTGGTATTGATGTTGTGGAGATGGCTCTTTGGGCTAAGGTGCATAATGCTCTTCTAATCACTTAATTTCGAAGTTGCTTTACTGCCTTTACAATCAAGCTGCAATCATCATTttgtaatagataatttttttttttgctttacatgtttaactaataattacTCTGTATTTATCACTACGGATAGAGTGTGACTACTGACTAATCTCATTAGTGATCTTCAAGTCCTTGATTTCAAGTTGAGGATGTTAAACTTTGATAAATAGTTACTCACTCAGTCACTGATTGCTGTTAATTACTATAGACTGTTGGTTCCCTGTTTATTTATTTCCACCAATGTGAAATAGGAAAATACACCCGCAGTTTCCACTCAAAATAACCAACAAGATGGCACTTCTGTTGAATCTACTGCGGCTGAAACAGAATTGAAAGTCTATGTTGAAAAGGAACTTGTCTCCCAGGCAGAGGAAGAGGACATGGAGGCTCTTCTTGGAACGTAGGTGCTATCATTTTCTCTTAAATTGTATTGAGGTTAAATATTTGTGATGAGTAAGAATATAATTCATGTCTTCTGTCTGCAAAGGGTTATTGCAATCTCATAGAAAGTCCTGTTTCTTCCCTTACAAACTTTCTGTCCATACTTTGTGATTAATATTGGTACACGGGAATCATAAGTTAATTAGCAGTACCAACAAGTGTGGCTTAATTCGAAAACTGAGCTCTGTATCACACTTTACCTGCAGTGCAGGGTTTCAAAATCCACTAGAAGAACTTTTTGGCTAGAACTAAGTCAACACCCAGGCGGGATTAGTTTCATAAATGATAGAATTTGAGAGAAAATGTAAAACCAATTTAATCATTGATCAGAATGATTAAGCCAAGTCTTACAATTCTGAACCTTCTCTCTATATAGAGAAGTCTGCAACTTAACTATAGTCCAACTGTAAACTAACTAAATCAGTTACTAACTAACTACAGTTAGTAACTGTCTAACAGAAAACTAGTTAGAAGAAAAATAACTCTCTTGGAGTAAGAATACtctaataataaacaaaaggtTGTGACAATACTCGTGATGTTTGCCCCCCAAAAAAGCACCAAGTACTGAACATGACTGCGTTAAAAagttcaaatgaaaatatttatttacttgtGTTAGTCGGATACAAAGATAATTCAGCTattcttttatgaaaaatgcttttgttaaatgatattttcttttacaataCAAGTATGCATAATTAAATTGTTGTAGAAGGATGGACCTACTTGTGTCAATGTGAGGGCACATGTTCCtacttatttcaaatttttaaaatattgttagtgttaaatttttatttttgcctcATTATTTTAACATTGCCCCCATCATGTTATTCTTTATCATACTTTTTTTCTAATGTGAAGTATGAGATGTTATCTTATCCTCACTATCCAAAATTTCTGTTTACGTCACTTTGTGGTTTTTGAATGTGCAGTTATATCATGGGTATTGGTGAAGCCGAGGCATTTTCTGAAAGGTTAAAAAGAGAGCTCCAGGCTCTGGAAGCAGCAAATGTGCATGCCATTTTAGAAAGTGAACCTCTGATAGATGAGGTATAACTGTTCTTTGAGttgatttcctttcttttgctGGTATTACCTTACTGTTTATTTGTGTTACTGTAAACAGGCCCCTTGATTCATGTATTACATTGTGGCTTAATTTTCTTCCCCTAAATTATAGACTGAACAAACCATTTATGTTTCTTGAGCTGTGATTACAATTATTTGAGCGCCAATACACTTTTGTTGCCTTCTTTATCAGATAAACCATTTTGCTTGATTTTATCACCCTCTTAAAACTTCAAAACCTCATGTTGATATTTTAAGCTATTGTTTTATCTCATTATTGTCAATTCAACCATTAGAGTTGTTGTGATAAAAGGAAACATCACTTCACTTTACAAATCATTGTGTTTCTCGtcattagttatttaaaattattttaacatgtttttatgAAGTGGTTCATACTAATAATCTGTGCCTGGCAGGTGTTGCAAGGGCTTGAAGCAGCATCAAATTGCGTGGAAGACATGGATGAATGGTTAGGCATGTTCAATGTAAAGCTTCGACACATGAGGGAAGATATTGAATCAGTAAGTGCTTGTAGAGTTCAAGTTTGGAGCATAATTTGCTTTGCAATTTACTTTGTGGTATTTATAGCAGTGTTTACTGGAACCCTAGTtcattaagtttattttttagttcattGGCTAAAGCAAAGTACTGCATTTGCATTAGTCTTTTTTTAATAGTCCAacttctgtttttctttttctccctgTTATGGCATTGTAACTCAAAAcagttatttatttgttatgttatATTAATAGCTtatattatctatttatttatttttctttcctaaaTCAATACAAAGAGTGATGTGAAAATGAAAGAGATAAGTAGAAGGAGAAGCTGGCTTCTATTTGGTGCAAAACTAGTGGTCTTTTTTCTGGGGGTTTCTCTTAGAAACACGCTGAGAGACTGGGTAGCTTTGCTTCATTGATATTTTCCTTGTTTGTATGGAGGACCCCTCATCCTCCTGACCCTTTATTATCATCTTCACTTTGACTTAATGCAttccaatgaacttttcttattTTGTCTCGATTCTTTTGTGGTATCCAGATTGAAACCCGCAATAACAAGTTGGAAATGCAAAATGTGAATAACAGAACTCTTATTCAAGAGCTTGATAAGCTTCTTGAGCAATTGAGTATCCCTTCTGAGGTATGGCTTCAAGTGGTGAATTCAGATAGTTTGAGTTTGATGAACTTTCAATAGCTTGGTATTTACTTTAATGGTGTTTCATTGGGCGTAGTATTCAGCATGTTTGACAGGAGATTCATTTGATGAAGCACAAATGCTGCAAAATATGGAAGCATGTGAGTGGTTGACAACTGCCATGCGTGGTCTTGAAGTGCCTAACATAGATCCTACTTATGCAAAAATGAGAGCAGTATGGTTTGCCTTACTTTTCAAGCTGTTAAGCAAATTGTTGATAATTTAGGAAACGTCAGTTCATGGTACATGCCtgcttgtttttgttaattttaaataaagaaaatagactTCGGGTGCAATTATGAGTTGCATTTATTAGTTGCTTCCGTTTTGATTGGTTTGAGAAGCTGCTTATATTCAACATTATGAATTTGGGGCATCACTAAGCAAATTAATATTCTTGGTCACGGCCAGTATGGATAACATGTATAGGACCTAAAAGTCATTTGTTTTAATGGTGGTTTCTGGTCTTCCTACAGGTTAAAGAGAAGCGAGGAGAACTTCAAATAATAAAGTCTGTTTTTGTTGGGAAGGCTTCTGAATACTTGAGAAGTTACTTCGCTAGTTTTGTGGATTTCatgttaaatgataaaaattacttttctcaGGTATTCTCTgcataaatttatgaattataaacttttaaagTGTTAGAAATTAGAATCATTCATTTTCACTTTGGTTGCTTACTCTAAACAGCGGGGACAGTTGAAAAGGCCAGATCATGCTGATTTGAGGTACAAGTGCAGGACATATGCACGCCTTCTGAAGCATTTAAAGGTTTAATTATGGATGATTTACAATTTCTGCTTCGAGTTCAGTTTtgcgcatatatatatatatatatatatatatatattgagttAATTTCTTTGTTTCCTCCCTTAATTATCTTTCCTCTAAACTTGCAGATTCTTGATAAGAATTGCTTGGGTCCACTGAGAAAAGCTTATTGCAGTTCTCTAAACTTGCTTCTTCGCAGGGAGGTAAGAGATTACAACCTATTCACCCACTGTAttggtattattttttttatttcttggtcATTTGGTGGTAAAATTCTTGTTATTACTTTAGCTTTTTATGAACTGAGAAGTGGCCATTATAGTTGAAATAAGGGGAAAACTGAATTATAtttcttgattaaaaaaatacaagcactaatgtgattaaaaaaatataagcaataaaaacatgatttgaaaatacAGGAAATAAGTTTATCATAATAATTACAGGGATAATTactgatattattttatctgaAAATAATGCTAATTTACACATTTACAACACTACCCTTGAATATCAATCAATCTCAGCTTGCAAGTAAGATCTCAGGACGGCTTTGTGGGAAGCCCCTTGATGAATAAATCTGCCAATTGAACTCTTGAAGGAATGTAGGTTGTAGTTATTAGAACACAGATTAATTTCTCCTGGATGAAGTATTGGTCTATCTTTAGTTTCCCATTTTTGGGATCTCCTCATTACTTCCAATATTGTGATTCTGCTCGATGGGTATTTCAGATGTTTTACAACCCAATTTACTAATCTCTTTGAGAAGGTCAAGAACCTTCTTTGGGTGATGAAGATAACTTCTTTGAATAGGAAACCATGCACATTATTCCAAGAACGTTCTGACTCCCTGACTGTTTTCTGTAATTAGGTTTGATTGTGTAATTATTTTGGTTTCCTGCATAGCTAGTAATGATTTTATTTCctgtataattattttgtttgttttttagtttagCCTATTTTAGATAATTCATTGGATTTTAAACCGTgcattttgattaaattatatttatataaaaatacatgtacattaataaaataagtttttgaaatatttagtagcatattaaatataattatgttgaggaagatgattaattatatttttaattgagatgtttccttaaaaaaatatcaagtctatcaaaatttgtttttatttcttcacGCTTCTAGTAATAATAGTGATGTAATATCTacatgaaatataaaattaaaaaaatataataaatatatatttataacaatttaaatttgagtatTCATTatcattacttttaattattattgtttgcaaaatatattttaataactagACTTAAAATATGACCAGTAATATTTACTTCCAGCGGGAAAggatcatcttttttttttttttttttggagatcCTGCATTGACCAGACCAAAGTTGTCTATATAAGTGGGTGATATCCATAATTCTAAGGCTTTTGTTGAATCACTTCTAGctaactaaattattttcttaatcgcTATCTTCTTTCCGTACATCTCAACAACTAACTCAAAGACATCAATAAAGAACAAGATCATTTTACGTTATTACTTAACTACTTGGAGAGATATGATTTACATAACTTTAAATATGTTGgagtaattttgaaaataattaaataacatatccTTGAACTTGATGTTGCGTCttctttattatgatttttttggtcTTCGCTTAACGGATGCTATGACCTGCTACAATTGACAAgtgaaattttgttaatattattattaggtttaattatccatttaatttctataatttttaaacttattttttaacctCTATAATTAATAAACGAAtgttttagtctctaaaatttaataaatgaattttttagcctaagtttataatttaattcttaaaaaaaatttgtcgtTAAATCTTTTTAACTCTATTAAGAActttttgagaattaaaatgtaaattttaaaaataaaaaatacacttattaactataaaaattaaaagggataagtttaaaaattataaaaactaaatgtgtaattaaaccttcttattattattattattattattattatttgggttCTTGTTCATATATTCTTGTTTGTTATGCTTTGGTAAAATAGTGTGCATATGGAGTCTAAAGTTTTAGGAATCCCTTTACAGGCCCGCGAGTTTGCTAATGAACTTCGTGCTAGTGCTAAAACTTCCAAAACCCCAACTGTTTGGGAAGGCTTCATGGGTTCTGGTCAAAATGTAAATTCTGCTGACACTGCAGCAGTTTCTGAAGCGTATGCAAAGATACTCACAATTTTTATCCC encodes the following:
- the LOC100800803 gene encoding exocyst complex component SEC3A, which produces MAKSSADDAELRRACEHAIEGTKHKVVLSIRTVKTHGTWGKTAKLGRQMAKPRVLALCTKAKVQRTKAFLRVLKYSNGGVLEPAKLYKLKHLSKMEVATNDPSGCTFTLGFDNLRSQSVAPPQWTMRNVDDRNRLLFGILNICKDILGRLPKVVGIDVVEMALWAKENTPAVSTQNNQQDGTSVESTAAETELKVYVEKELVSQAEEEDMEALLGTYIMGIGEAEAFSERLKRELQALEAANVHAILESEPLIDEVLQGLEAASNCVEDMDEWLGMFNVKLRHMREDIESIETRNNKLEMQNVNNRTLIQELDKLLEQLSIPSEYSACLTGDSFDEAQMLQNMEACEWLTTAMRGLEVPNIDPTYAKMRAVKEKRGELQIIKSVFVGKASEYLRSYFASFVDFMLNDKNYFSQRGQLKRPDHADLRYKCRTYARLLKHLKILDKNCLGPLRKAYCSSLNLLLRREAREFANELRASAKTSKTPTVWEGFMGSGQNVNSADTAAVSEAYAKILTIFIPLLVDESSFFAHFMCFEVPSLVDGNKTGHNDQKNDDDLGIMDIDENDSKSGKNSVDFAALNESLQDLLDGIQEDFAAVVDWAHKIDPLCCISMHGTTERYLSGQKADAAGFVRILLGDLESRISMQFSRFVDEACHQIERSERNARQTGVLPYIPRFASLATRMEQYVAGQSRDLVDQAYTKFVSIMFVTLEKNAQTDPKYADIFLIENYAAFQNSLYDLANVVPTLAKFYHQASEAYEQACTRHISVIIYYQFERLFQFARKIEDLILNNVAPEEIPFQVGLSKADLRKTLKSSLSGVDKSIAAMYKKLHKNLTSEELLPSLWNKCKNDFLDKYETFVQLVARIYPAESVPSVAELRDLLASM